A window from Akkermansia muciniphila encodes these proteins:
- a CDS encoding MFS transporter yields the protein MKWLNDWLGFFKPLQVRNLQIFWSGQAAALIGMWLQVTAMGILVYEISGGSATAVGLLAALNALPFFLGGMLLAGLGDRFDRRKLLIAVQCVQWLVAVGLFLLTILGMLQLWHLYAAGLVMGVNQTVGFPTQQAFVGDLIPRRQLQEAVGMYSLVFNTCRAIGPALAGYIIAEWGAGTAFGGNVLASLPLIGCLVSLKGRITDACTPRKQRGAGRKASGLKAVFSSRSLLFIMISALIQNICGQSLYQIVPALMHGNPRNTGLILGAVGAGAMVSILFVLPFARKSDRVGAKLSSGTLWMGSALCVAGIIPVVEIQAVCFFFAGLATSSLFVTSSSAVQLLAPPERKSAILGLFSIVTIGVQPLAAMGWGAVVDAWGVSTTIIMAGGLETLFSVWMLGIPFWRNFRFSPEESPGTT from the coding sequence ATGAAATGGCTGAATGACTGGCTGGGCTTCTTCAAGCCCCTTCAGGTAAGGAACCTGCAAATCTTCTGGTCCGGACAGGCAGCCGCCCTGATCGGGATGTGGCTGCAGGTCACGGCCATGGGCATTCTTGTCTATGAAATTTCCGGCGGCTCCGCTACGGCGGTGGGGTTGCTGGCGGCGCTCAATGCGCTCCCTTTCTTCCTGGGCGGCATGCTGCTGGCCGGGCTGGGAGACCGCTTTGACCGCAGAAAACTGTTGATCGCCGTGCAGTGCGTCCAATGGCTGGTGGCTGTCGGCCTGTTTCTGCTCACTATCCTTGGCATGCTCCAGCTATGGCACCTGTATGCCGCCGGGCTGGTGATGGGCGTCAACCAGACGGTGGGCTTCCCCACGCAGCAGGCTTTTGTGGGAGACCTGATTCCCCGCAGGCAATTGCAGGAGGCCGTGGGCATGTACTCCCTGGTATTCAATACGTGCCGCGCCATAGGCCCTGCGCTGGCCGGGTACATCATTGCGGAATGGGGGGCCGGAACCGCTTTTGGCGGCAACGTGCTGGCAAGCTTGCCGTTGATCGGCTGCCTGGTTTCCCTGAAAGGGCGCATTACGGATGCCTGCACTCCCAGAAAGCAGCGTGGAGCCGGAAGGAAAGCCTCCGGCCTTAAGGCGGTATTCTCTTCGCGCAGCCTGCTCTTCATCATGATCAGCGCGCTGATTCAGAACATCTGCGGGCAGTCCCTTTACCAGATTGTTCCGGCGCTGATGCACGGCAACCCGCGGAATACCGGCCTCATTCTGGGAGCGGTGGGGGCCGGGGCCATGGTCAGCATCCTCTTCGTCCTGCCGTTTGCGCGCAAAAGTGACAGGGTGGGGGCCAAACTCTCCTCAGGCACGCTGTGGATGGGAAGCGCGCTGTGCGTGGCGGGCATCATCCCCGTGGTGGAAATACAGGCCGTATGCTTCTTCTTTGCCGGTCTGGCGACGTCCTCCCTCTTCGTGACCTCCTCCTCCGCCGTGCAGCTTCTGGCTCCCCCGGAACGCAAATCCGCCATTCTGGGGCTGTTCAGCATCGTCACCATCGGAGTGCAGCCCCTGGCTGCCATGGGCTGGGGCGCGGTAGTGGATGCCTGGGGCGTCTCCACGACGATCATCATGGCGGGAGGGCTAGAAACCCTGTTCTCCGTCTGGATGCTGGGCATTCCGTTCTGGCGCAACTTCAGGTTTTCTCCGGAAGAAAGTCCCGGGACAACATGA
- a CDS encoding HAD hydrolase family protein, whose amino-acid sequence MELMRFLPVRALPLPERPRYLFSFDFDDTLFTMGGPAGERRMFFSIMRGLRARYGVLWGINTGRDTVYLREGLMDLFHDDPEAFAPDFTVTMERNVHLADAEGRLMPGLPWNDACAVAHDDLFSRYGGMLEELMAHLECRFSGLELRRQANDAFSLVVNDACGLDDVSCVIQDRVGPYEEIVTQRAGPYLRFSHRDYNKGTALAFVASRFRVPPVHAAIFGDGHNDLDAMRHLPEAFRCCPSNAAAEVKAMVACGHGYVSTEPRTRGVLDGLVHGALPHFRMNTDIPKADF is encoded by the coding sequence ATGGAATTGATGCGTTTTCTGCCGGTCCGGGCGCTCCCCTTGCCGGAACGGCCCCGGTACCTTTTTTCCTTTGACTTTGACGATACCCTGTTCACGATGGGCGGTCCCGCAGGGGAAAGGCGCATGTTTTTCAGCATCATGCGCGGACTCCGGGCACGGTACGGAGTGCTGTGGGGCATCAATACGGGGAGGGATACCGTTTATCTGCGGGAAGGGCTGATGGACCTGTTCCATGATGACCCGGAAGCGTTTGCCCCGGACTTTACGGTGACGATGGAGCGCAACGTCCATCTGGCGGATGCGGAAGGAAGGCTGATGCCCGGCCTTCCGTGGAATGATGCCTGCGCGGTGGCGCATGATGACCTGTTCAGCCGTTACGGCGGCATGCTGGAAGAACTGATGGCGCATCTGGAATGCCGTTTTTCCGGCCTGGAGCTGCGGAGGCAGGCCAATGACGCCTTTTCCCTGGTGGTGAATGACGCCTGCGGGCTGGACGACGTCTCCTGCGTCATTCAGGACAGGGTGGGCCCGTATGAGGAAATCGTGACGCAGCGGGCCGGCCCCTACCTGCGTTTCAGCCACCGTGATTATAACAAGGGAACCGCGCTGGCCTTTGTGGCGTCCCGGTTCCGCGTGCCGCCCGTCCATGCCGCCATCTTCGGCGACGGGCACAATGACCTGGACGCCATGCGGCATTTGCCGGAAGCGTTCCGGTGCTGTCCCTCCAACGCGGCGGCGGAGGTGAAAGCAATGGTTGCCTGCGGCCACGGATACGTCAGCACGGAGCCGCGCACCCGCGGCGTGCTGGACGGCCTGGTGCATGGGGCGCTCCCCCATTTCCGCATGAACACGGATATTCCGAAGGCGGATTTCTGA
- a CDS encoding RNA polymerase sigma factor, whose protein sequence is MNVPPLQPQNESQPDEQALSQYAEHTRKSLIARLENWEDQRTWDEFYRTYWRLIYSVALKAGLREDEAWDVVQETILSIAKQSKKNIYKPEQGSFKLWLWNMTRWRINDQFRKRKKDTAMLMSPDATETQEHPIDKIPDEGKNNFDQVWEREWQNNLLQAALERVKAKVSPKQFQIFDYYVLREWDAAKVRRQLGVTIAQVYLAKHRVGSALKKELQFLHSQEEEKEK, encoded by the coding sequence ATGAATGTGCCTCCATTGCAACCCCAGAACGAGTCCCAGCCTGACGAACAGGCGCTTTCCCAATATGCGGAACATACCAGGAAAAGCCTGATTGCGCGCCTGGAGAATTGGGAGGACCAGCGCACGTGGGATGAATTTTACCGCACCTACTGGCGGCTGATTTATTCCGTGGCCCTGAAGGCCGGATTGAGGGAGGACGAAGCCTGGGACGTGGTGCAGGAGACCATCCTTTCCATCGCCAAGCAGAGCAAGAAGAATATTTACAAGCCGGAACAGGGCTCCTTCAAGCTCTGGCTCTGGAATATGACCCGCTGGCGCATCAATGACCAGTTCCGCAAACGGAAGAAGGATACGGCCATGCTGATGAGCCCGGACGCCACGGAGACCCAGGAGCACCCCATTGACAAGATTCCGGACGAAGGGAAGAATAATTTTGACCAGGTATGGGAACGGGAGTGGCAGAATAACCTGTTGCAGGCGGCTCTGGAGCGCGTCAAGGCGAAGGTGTCCCCCAAGCAGTTCCAGATTTTTGACTATTACGTGCTGCGGGAGTGGGATGCTGCCAAAGTCCGCAGACAGCTTGGCGTCACCATAGCCCAGGTGTATCTGGCGAAGCACCGCGTAGGGAGCGCGCTGAAGAAAGAGCTGCAATTCCTTCACTCCCAGGAAGAAGAGAAGGAGAAATAG
- a CDS encoding endonuclease/exonuclease/phosphatase family protein — MIRKTSKRRGSSVIAALIVLCAVLGYGLTEWKPLLDMPEAVPAQPGEARQSSVPEKVEIPDKGDPVRMLAMNAGNYFVPEDPRRSNFQVKYKPIEAREALAELIRESGADMVGLCEMGGEAAVRDLQMRLKRKGVQLPHKVLVMRNGEDRGLALLSKYPVVGNRSVTDMPVSGESKRKKTMLRGILDATVKTPDGRLFRLMGIHLKSRLSRDGSAEDTRRREAYALRDYLNKAIASQDGMPLLLYGDFNDGPADSAVQVIQGPAKTEYRLNRLKPRDSRGETWTIYYEDGDTYHSFDHLFINNTLKKRLGRKPPMGILDSPPSRQASDHRGVWMELR, encoded by the coding sequence ATGATCAGGAAAACGTCAAAACGCAGGGGATCCTCCGTCATCGCCGCCCTGATTGTGCTGTGTGCGGTGCTGGGGTACGGGCTGACGGAATGGAAGCCGCTTCTGGACATGCCGGAGGCCGTCCCTGCCCAGCCGGGGGAGGCGCGGCAGTCATCTGTTCCGGAAAAAGTGGAAATCCCGGACAAGGGGGACCCTGTCCGGATGCTGGCCATGAACGCGGGCAACTACTTTGTCCCGGAGGACCCGCGGAGGAGCAACTTCCAGGTGAAATATAAGCCGATAGAAGCTCGCGAAGCCCTGGCGGAACTGATCCGGGAATCCGGGGCGGACATGGTGGGACTGTGTGAAATGGGAGGAGAGGCCGCCGTGCGTGACTTGCAGATGCGGCTGAAAAGGAAAGGCGTTCAACTGCCGCACAAGGTGCTGGTCATGCGGAACGGGGAAGACCGTGGGCTGGCCCTCCTCTCCAAATATCCCGTCGTGGGCAACCGCTCCGTCACGGACATGCCTGTATCGGGAGAATCCAAACGGAAGAAAACGATGCTACGCGGCATCCTGGACGCCACGGTGAAAACGCCGGATGGCCGTCTCTTTCGCCTGATGGGCATTCATTTGAAATCGCGCCTCAGCCGTGACGGGTCCGCGGAAGACACGCGGCGGAGGGAAGCCTACGCCCTGCGGGACTACCTGAACAAAGCCATCGCCTCCCAGGATGGAATGCCCCTGCTCCTGTACGGTGACTTCAATGACGGCCCGGCGGACAGCGCCGTGCAGGTTATCCAGGGCCCGGCGAAAACGGAATACCGTTTAAACCGCCTGAAACCCAGGGATTCCCGCGGGGAAACCTGGACCATCTACTACGAAGACGGAGACACCTACCACTCCTTTGACCATCTCTTCATCAACAATACCCTGAAAAAGCGCCTTGGCCGCAAGCCCCCCATGGGCATCCTTGACTCTCCCCCCTCCCGCCAGGCCAGCGACCACCGCGGCGTCTGGATGGAGTTGAGGTAG
- a CDS encoding alpha/beta hydrolase family protein → MFKRLVQLFLLLILAAVGVLVWFAWYVSTPLLVPVGGDEGADSPVADSLAMEPVEAVSADGTAIEGYLVRPGRPEALSPRQSRVRDALKMRGNMPHLEAKPELVVIATAWDQGVKSSLPLAEGLTGAGYTCLVWNPRGKDNARKFCTYGLKEYADVTALLDAVSRKEGGLPPVAAVGQGFGAAVLLKAASEDPRIRCMISMDCFPSLKTVAVREMEQDWGKPLCYAAYWLLDAGVDWRANFSTFDVAPVDDALKLDYPVMVVCTNQYFFSTLEDCLSIYDSLKNEKKQLYESIREGEPYGTRERTFLHSIEGKKGEKFEKTYKVNVYAGDDELQAGIAEWIHENTRMPMPRVLSHESYSAPATGTAPSGS, encoded by the coding sequence ATGTTCAAACGTCTTGTTCAACTGTTTCTTCTGCTCATTCTTGCGGCGGTGGGCGTCCTGGTGTGGTTTGCCTGGTATGTGTCCACCCCGCTGCTCGTTCCCGTGGGCGGGGATGAAGGCGCTGATTCCCCTGTGGCGGATTCCCTGGCGATGGAGCCTGTGGAGGCCGTCTCCGCGGACGGCACGGCCATTGAAGGCTACCTGGTGCGCCCGGGCCGTCCGGAGGCCCTGTCCCCGCGCCAGAGCCGCGTGCGTGATGCCTTGAAAATGCGCGGCAATATGCCGCATCTGGAGGCAAAGCCGGAGCTGGTCGTGATAGCCACTGCCTGGGATCAGGGGGTGAAAAGCTCCCTGCCGCTGGCGGAAGGCCTGACCGGAGCCGGGTACACGTGTCTGGTATGGAATCCGCGCGGGAAGGACAACGCCCGGAAATTCTGCACGTACGGATTGAAGGAATATGCGGACGTGACGGCGTTGCTGGACGCCGTTTCCCGGAAAGAGGGGGGGCTGCCGCCCGTGGCCGCCGTGGGGCAGGGCTTCGGCGCTGCCGTGCTGCTGAAAGCCGCGTCTGAAGACCCGCGCATCCGCTGCATGATCAGCATGGACTGCTTCCCGTCCCTTAAAACCGTGGCTGTCCGGGAGATGGAGCAGGACTGGGGCAAACCCCTCTGCTACGCCGCCTACTGGCTTCTGGACGCCGGCGTGGACTGGAGGGCCAATTTCAGCACGTTTGACGTGGCTCCGGTGGATGACGCCCTGAAACTGGACTATCCGGTCATGGTGGTCTGTACCAACCAGTATTTCTTCTCCACGCTGGAGGACTGCCTGAGCATTTACGATTCCCTGAAGAACGAGAAAAAGCAGCTTTATGAATCCATCCGGGAAGGGGAGCCCTACGGCACCCGGGAACGGACCTTCCTTCACTCCATTGAAGGAAAGAAGGGGGAAAAATTTGAGAAAACCTACAAGGTCAATGTCTACGCGGGGGATGACGAGCTCCAGGCTGGCATTGCGGAATGGATTCACGAGAATACGCGCATGCCCATGCCCAGGGTGTTGTCCCATGAATCCTACAGTGCACCCGCTACGGGCACGGCGCCTTCCGGTTCATGA
- a CDS encoding SpoIIE family protein phosphatase, whose translation MPPSRNRHSAQKVFTWDKIKMALAAAEEGFYIWNIKTGVIHYTDRCLTMMGASRKEKAPNIFTQPELTIHEEDQAFFSQEVRRYLDGHSHMPMRIEIRMKKLNSKSWSWVRINGLARRDKQRRPVMLVGVWVNITRRKTAELRAAEDRDLFHTLIEHIPDSIYFKNRESRFVLANTATANKLGVPTPADLTGRTDDYFFDQTMSDISRKEELDIMATGRPIRARLHHETWLHKDDSWSQISKFPWYGRNGDLKGIVGISSDVTKLVKTEIKATETARILEERNKSLEKEIDLAREIQFALLPYEIPSRSHTEHGLTRHVDFHHIFTPSEGVAGDWFDAFPVGNSGVGAIVCDVMGHGIRAALIASMLRGLMEQLSHLADNPAAFLTSLNHQLAKILQRANTTMFASAVYVYLDLETGVMTASTAGHPHPIILGPDGVARKMPLPRGIAMGLLDDATYQNAQFPLLADSRVLMYTDGLTEAANPEGEELGVDRLIDYFNSSSPRSTKDFVHQALTCVAKFTGCTNQADDICMLGISYSEHEKKPGH comes from the coding sequence ATGCCGCCCTCACGCAACAGACATTCCGCCCAGAAGGTTTTTACCTGGGACAAGATCAAGATGGCCCTGGCGGCGGCGGAAGAGGGCTTTTATATCTGGAATATCAAGACGGGCGTCATTCATTACACGGACCGTTGCCTGACGATGATGGGAGCCAGCCGCAAGGAGAAGGCTCCCAATATTTTTACCCAGCCGGAGCTGACCATCCATGAGGAGGACCAGGCGTTCTTTTCCCAGGAGGTGCGCCGCTATCTGGACGGCCATTCCCACATGCCCATGCGCATTGAGATCCGGATGAAGAAGCTCAATTCCAAGAGCTGGAGCTGGGTCCGCATCAACGGCCTGGCACGCAGGGACAAGCAGCGCCGCCCCGTCATGCTGGTGGGCGTATGGGTGAACATCACCCGGCGGAAAACGGCGGAGCTGCGCGCAGCGGAGGACAGGGACCTGTTCCACACCCTGATTGAGCATATTCCGGACAGCATTTATTTCAAGAACCGGGAATCGCGCTTCGTCCTGGCAAACACGGCCACGGCCAATAAATTGGGCGTCCCCACTCCGGCGGACCTGACGGGACGGACGGACGATTACTTTTTCGATCAGACGATGTCCGATATTTCTCGCAAGGAGGAGCTGGACATCATGGCGACCGGACGGCCTATCCGCGCGCGCCTGCATCATGAGACATGGCTCCACAAGGATGATTCCTGGAGCCAGATCAGCAAGTTCCCGTGGTACGGCCGCAACGGAGACCTCAAGGGCATCGTGGGCATTTCCAGCGACGTCACCAAGCTGGTGAAGACGGAGATCAAGGCCACGGAAACGGCCCGCATTCTGGAGGAACGCAACAAGTCCCTGGAAAAGGAAATAGACTTGGCGCGGGAAATCCAGTTCGCCCTGCTCCCGTATGAAATTCCTTCCCGCTCCCATACGGAGCACGGCCTGACGCGCCATGTGGATTTCCACCACATTTTCACTCCTTCAGAGGGGGTGGCGGGCGACTGGTTTGATGCCTTTCCCGTGGGCAATTCCGGCGTAGGCGCCATCGTCTGCGACGTGATGGGCCACGGCATCCGCGCCGCCCTCATTGCTTCCATGCTCCGCGGCCTGATGGAGCAGTTGTCCCATCTGGCGGACAATCCGGCGGCGTTCCTTACGTCCCTGAACCACCAACTGGCCAAGATTCTGCAACGGGCGAACACCACCATGTTCGCCTCCGCCGTTTATGTTTACCTGGATCTGGAAACAGGCGTCATGACCGCGTCCACGGCAGGGCATCCGCATCCCATCATCCTGGGGCCGGACGGCGTTGCCCGCAAGATGCCTCTGCCCAGAGGCATCGCCATGGGCCTGCTGGATGACGCTACTTACCAGAACGCCCAGTTCCCGCTCCTGGCAGATTCCCGCGTTCTGATGTACACGGACGGCCTGACGGAAGCCGCCAACCCGGAAGGGGAAGAGTTGGGCGTGGACAGGCTGATTGATTATTTCAACAGTTCCTCTCCCAGGAGCACCAAGGATTTCGTGCACCAGGCCCTTACCTGCGTGGCCAAATTCACCGGCTGCACCAATCAGGCGGACGATATCTGCATGCTGGGCATCAGCTATTCCGAGCACGAGAAAAAACCCGGGCACTGA
- a CDS encoding M60 family metallopeptidase has product MNNPFFSRNVLRGSAVGWFLVLLLVCGAGAGYYLYRDNVQKREAARELAAERKVKEKTVREAAEKQRIKREREIREKKEKERLAAQKARDAAQEKKAREAAEAARKLREQAAQDEREKQRREELERREREEEARRQEEPVPAEEEEPEPEGRFPQPVKNVMPELSVYATPSKDEIPMDADKPLEAWSWDKAEKMEGMEEFPTGAAPWKSGNDARRMRELLEKCREWKDAKLSGLKACPAAKDFPGVPEDGAQLVRRTVEIDSNIGGWHSTGLYAPPGAEISCSLSGAPKDSSISVRIGCHTDSLHKLEEWKRVPEITMQVPADRGRVKMVNPMGGLVYVNVGQRSKRGKVFKVQISGAVPSPLFIMGKTTPEQWAAQLENARAPWGEICMPRLIVTMPVEQLKRCPDVQKTVEFLQKNMGLQDWIMGWDTKPDRLHHPMRFVVDRQISAGAGHSGYPAMGTKDWTDSIASGSIIQSGSWGLWHELGHNHQSPPFTMEGQTEVSVNIFSMVCEVMGTGKNFESCWGGGMGPYGMSAEMKKYFSGAQTYNEAPNKVQLFFWVELMYYLGFDAFRQVALQFHDKPYDNGKLSDEKKWEWVMNAFSKVTGKNMGPFFKIWRMPVSERAMDRMKNLPVWLPSKDYPACYTAEE; this is encoded by the coding sequence ATGAACAATCCTTTTTTCTCCCGTAATGTACTCAGGGGTTCCGCCGTGGGGTGGTTTTTAGTGTTGCTGCTGGTTTGCGGGGCCGGAGCCGGGTATTATCTGTACCGGGATAACGTGCAGAAAAGGGAAGCTGCCCGGGAACTGGCGGCGGAACGCAAAGTGAAGGAAAAGACGGTCCGGGAAGCTGCTGAAAAACAGAGGATAAAGAGGGAGCGGGAAATCCGGGAAAAGAAGGAAAAGGAGCGGCTGGCAGCGCAGAAGGCCAGGGATGCAGCACAGGAGAAAAAAGCCCGGGAGGCCGCGGAAGCGGCCCGGAAGCTCCGGGAGCAGGCGGCACAGGACGAAAGGGAAAAACAGAGGAGGGAGGAGCTGGAACGGCGTGAGCGTGAGGAAGAAGCCCGCAGGCAGGAGGAACCCGTTCCGGCGGAGGAAGAGGAGCCGGAACCGGAAGGCCGCTTCCCCCAGCCCGTGAAAAACGTGATGCCGGAGCTTTCCGTTTACGCCACCCCCAGCAAGGATGAAATCCCCATGGATGCGGACAAGCCCCTGGAAGCATGGTCGTGGGACAAGGCTGAAAAAATGGAGGGGATGGAGGAATTCCCCACGGGCGCCGCGCCGTGGAAAAGCGGAAATGACGCCCGGCGCATGCGTGAGCTTCTGGAAAAATGCCGTGAGTGGAAGGATGCCAAGCTCTCCGGACTGAAGGCGTGCCCGGCGGCAAAGGATTTTCCCGGTGTTCCGGAGGATGGCGCCCAGCTCGTCCGGCGCACGGTGGAGATAGACTCCAACATAGGCGGCTGGCACAGCACGGGGCTGTATGCGCCCCCCGGAGCGGAAATCTCCTGCTCCCTGTCCGGCGCGCCCAAGGACAGCTCAATCAGCGTCCGCATAGGATGCCATACGGACAGCCTGCATAAGCTGGAAGAGTGGAAGCGGGTTCCGGAAATAACCATGCAGGTTCCGGCGGACCGGGGCCGCGTGAAAATGGTGAATCCGATGGGGGGCCTGGTGTATGTGAATGTGGGCCAGCGCTCAAAGCGCGGGAAGGTCTTCAAGGTGCAGATATCCGGAGCCGTTCCGTCGCCCCTGTTCATCATGGGGAAAACCACTCCGGAACAATGGGCCGCGCAATTGGAGAACGCCAGGGCGCCGTGGGGTGAAATCTGCATGCCCCGCCTCATCGTCACGATGCCCGTGGAACAATTGAAACGGTGCCCGGATGTTCAGAAAACGGTTGAATTCCTGCAAAAAAACATGGGGCTTCAAGACTGGATCATGGGATGGGACACCAAGCCGGACCGCCTGCACCATCCCATGCGCTTTGTGGTGGACAGGCAGATTTCCGCCGGAGCCGGGCACTCCGGCTACCCCGCCATGGGTACGAAGGACTGGACGGACTCCATAGCCAGCGGCTCCATTATCCAGTCCGGAAGCTGGGGGCTGTGGCATGAACTGGGGCATAACCACCAGTCCCCCCCGTTTACGATGGAGGGGCAGACGGAGGTCTCCGTCAACATCTTCTCCATGGTCTGTGAAGTCATGGGAACCGGGAAAAACTTTGAATCCTGCTGGGGCGGCGGCATGGGGCCGTACGGAATGAGCGCGGAGATGAAAAAATACTTCTCCGGCGCCCAGACCTACAATGAAGCGCCCAACAAAGTCCAGCTCTTCTTCTGGGTGGAACTCATGTACTATCTGGGTTTTGACGCCTTTCGGCAGGTGGCCCTCCAGTTCCATGACAAGCCGTACGACAACGGCAAGCTGAGCGATGAAAAGAAATGGGAATGGGTCATGAACGCTTTCTCCAAAGTTACGGGCAAGAACATGGGGCCTTTCTTTAAAATATGGCGCATGCCTGTCTCCGAACGCGCCATGGACAGGATGAAAAACCTCCCCGTGTGGCTGCCCTCCAAGGACTACCCGGCTTGTTACACGGCTGAGGAATAA
- a CDS encoding OmpA family protein gives MSANQDNSREFRENRRRRSRFILPAPRHLAAVAVGALLAAVLVHYLGFIVLSWFDLGIHVHKAPALPEDRMPLPEKIVLRADDRPAPDVAEAVEPPDIEQLEDTPPELPDLEDMVPEEVVIAPGETSFSADPVAPSPPESLSPKMPQVDMKAVAQGLPEPSPPEALKTSPSPATIKTAEPDMVNPDEWYNNKLKGAGGQDDSHLPDGSKSLSQLMAQSSLGKDSGYSRLGADLLFEYNKVVMKNSARLSMLQLAGLMMKNPDTIFIVEGHTDSFGSEEYNAVLSLMRANAVRQWLKDNGIALTRPNGECRLYIRACGASRPVVSTRGDQNAQAANRRVEIHMRKPGEEIPAGSLPVTYAVDMNTPIARQVRAGAGARAKVPASSAEKKAPPAARPPSPAPAVRPAPARPEKPQPRQENIPEAEPVPETIPSAEPVDEHIPSAEPVEDDIPLAEPVVRAESRAGVKGGLA, from the coding sequence GTGAGTGCGAATCAGGACAACAGCCGTGAATTCCGCGAGAACCGCCGCAGGCGCAGCCGTTTCATCCTGCCTGCGCCGCGCCATCTGGCCGCGGTGGCGGTGGGCGCCCTTCTTGCTGCCGTGCTGGTGCATTACCTGGGCTTCATCGTCCTGAGCTGGTTTGACCTGGGCATCCATGTGCATAAGGCGCCCGCACTTCCGGAGGACCGGATGCCGCTGCCTGAAAAAATTGTGCTGAGGGCGGATGACCGCCCGGCTCCGGATGTGGCGGAGGCCGTTGAACCGCCGGACATTGAGCAGCTGGAAGACACTCCCCCGGAATTGCCGGACCTGGAGGACATGGTGCCGGAAGAGGTGGTGATCGCTCCCGGGGAAACCAGCTTCTCCGCTGATCCGGTGGCCCCGTCCCCGCCGGAATCCCTCTCCCCCAAAATGCCGCAGGTGGATATGAAGGCCGTTGCGCAGGGACTGCCGGAACCTTCTCCCCCCGAAGCATTGAAAACCTCTCCCAGCCCGGCGACGATCAAGACGGCGGAGCCGGACATGGTCAATCCGGACGAATGGTATAACAACAAGCTCAAGGGTGCGGGCGGCCAGGATGATTCCCACCTGCCGGACGGCAGCAAGTCCCTCTCCCAGTTGATGGCCCAGTCTTCTTTGGGGAAAGACAGCGGTTACAGCAGGCTGGGCGCGGACCTGCTGTTTGAATACAACAAGGTGGTGATGAAGAACTCCGCCCGTCTCAGCATGCTCCAGCTCGCGGGGCTGATGATGAAAAACCCGGATACGATCTTCATTGTGGAAGGCCATACGGACAGCTTCGGTTCTGAAGAATACAACGCCGTGCTCTCCCTGATGCGGGCGAATGCCGTGCGCCAGTGGCTGAAGGATAACGGCATTGCCCTGACGCGGCCGAACGGGGAATGCAGGCTGTACATCCGCGCATGCGGGGCCTCCCGTCCGGTGGTTTCCACCAGGGGGGACCAGAATGCCCAGGCGGCCAACCGCAGGGTGGAAATCCACATGCGCAAGCCGGGAGAGGAAATCCCTGCCGGAAGCCTGCCCGTCACGTATGCCGTGGACATGAATACTCCCATTGCCCGCCAGGTGCGTGCCGGAGCGGGGGCCCGGGCTAAAGTCCCCGCTTCCTCCGCAGAAAAGAAGGCGCCCCCCGCCGCTCGGCCCCCGTCTCCCGCTCCGGCAGTGCGCCCCGCTCCTGCGCGTCCGGAAAAGCCTCAGCCGCGGCAGGAAAACATTCCCGAGGCGGAACCTGTTCCGGAAACCATTCCGTCCGCGGAGCCCGTGGATGAGCACATCCCTTCGGCGGAGCCGGTGGAGGATGATATTCCCCTGGCGGAACCCGTTGTGCGTGCGGAAAGCCGTGCCGGGGTGAAGGGAGGGCTGGCCTGA